A portion of the Thermoflexus hugenholtzii JAD2 genome contains these proteins:
- the nfi gene encoding deoxyribonuclease V (cleaves DNA at apurinic or apyrimidinic sites) — protein sequence MPLPVRHPHPWNVSPEEAVAIQQRLREQVIREGPMPGPGTVIVGVDVGFRGELARAAAVAVRFPDLTPLAQAVAEVPVTFPYIPGLLAFREAPAILAALERLPLSPQVLMVDGHGISHPRRMGIATHLGVYLDLPSIGCAKSKLWGRYEMPPDEPGAWSPLWDGEEMIGAVLRTQAGASPVFVSIGHRISLENAIATVMACVRGHRLPEPTRLAHLAAGGADVLAAGRQPRLL from the coding sequence ATGCCCCTGCCGGTTCGTCATCCCCATCCATGGAACGTCTCCCCTGAGGAGGCCGTGGCGATCCAGCAACGGCTGCGTGAGCAGGTGATCCGGGAGGGGCCCATGCCGGGGCCGGGGACGGTGATCGTAGGGGTCGACGTGGGCTTCCGCGGGGAGCTCGCCCGCGCCGCCGCTGTTGCGGTCCGCTTTCCGGATCTCACTCCACTGGCCCAGGCGGTGGCGGAGGTCCCGGTGACCTTTCCCTACATCCCAGGCCTGCTGGCCTTCCGGGAGGCCCCCGCCATCCTCGCCGCTCTGGAGCGCCTGCCGCTCTCCCCGCAGGTGCTGATGGTGGATGGCCATGGGATCTCCCATCCCCGGCGGATGGGGATCGCCACCCATCTGGGGGTCTATCTGGATCTTCCCTCCATCGGGTGTGCGAAGTCGAAACTGTGGGGGCGCTATGAGATGCCGCCGGATGAGCCTGGCGCATGGTCACCGCTTTGGGATGGGGAGGAGATGATCGGGGCGGTCCTGCGCACCCAGGCCGGAGCCTCCCCGGTGTTCGTCTCCATCGGCCACCGGATCTCGCTGGAGAACGCCATCGCCACGGTGATGGCCTGCGTGCGGGGCCACCGGCTGCCGGAGCCCACCCGACTGGCTCACCTGGCCGCTGGCGGAGCCGACGTCCTCGCTGCCGGCCGTCAGCCTCGTCTGTTGTAA
- a CDS encoding response regulator, with protein sequence MAETILVVDDDLQTVKLISLLLQRKGYRILPATSGAQALAKAETEQPDLIILDVMMPDMDGLEVCRRLRANPRTSAIPILMFTAKTAVGDKIAGFQAGADDYLTKPVHPAELISRVEALLQRAARLKAEATARVHAATIGFLGVKGGVGTSTVALNTAVTLALGGGHLPPTVRTPPPDFRFPQVLLADLAPHGGLAHLLRLSQALGLPSVLAYPPQELDPPTIGKHLTPHVSGLRMLLTPYTPRPVMLSTAHIRVIARHLAALGDYVIFEMGHTLDDGARALLGELRYLVLVMEPTSLCLLHARELIQVLLQVGWVPQQLGLVVVNRAASGVAMTRRQIEEALSLEPIGFISPAPELAHQAVDQGVPMVMMQPEGLVAEQFRELARRLVALTR encoded by the coding sequence ATGGCCGAGACGATCCTGGTGGTGGATGATGATCTGCAGACGGTGAAGCTGATCAGCCTCCTGTTGCAACGCAAGGGCTATCGGATCCTCCCGGCGACCAGCGGCGCCCAGGCCCTGGCCAAAGCGGAGACCGAGCAGCCGGACCTGATCATCCTGGACGTGATGATGCCGGATATGGATGGTCTGGAGGTCTGCCGGCGCCTGCGGGCCAACCCGCGCACCTCCGCCATCCCCATCCTGATGTTCACGGCGAAGACGGCGGTAGGGGATAAGATCGCCGGCTTCCAGGCCGGCGCGGATGATTACCTGACCAAGCCGGTGCATCCGGCGGAGCTGATCTCCCGCGTGGAGGCCCTGCTCCAGCGGGCCGCCCGCCTGAAGGCGGAGGCCACGGCGCGGGTGCATGCCGCTACCATCGGCTTCCTGGGCGTGAAAGGAGGGGTGGGGACCTCCACGGTCGCCTTGAACACGGCGGTGACCCTGGCGCTGGGGGGCGGCCATCTGCCGCCCACGGTGCGCACGCCGCCCCCGGATTTCCGATTCCCCCAGGTGCTTCTCGCGGACCTGGCTCCCCATGGCGGCCTGGCGCATTTGCTCCGCCTCTCTCAGGCCCTGGGGCTGCCCAGTGTCCTGGCGTATCCCCCCCAGGAACTGGACCCTCCGACGATCGGGAAGCACCTGACCCCGCACGTCAGCGGGCTGCGAATGCTGCTGACCCCTTACACGCCCCGGCCGGTCATGCTCTCCACCGCCCACATCCGGGTCATCGCCCGCCACCTGGCTGCCCTCGGCGATTACGTGATCTTCGAGATGGGACATACACTGGATGATGGGGCGCGGGCCCTGCTGGGGGAGCTGCGGTATCTGGTCTTGGTCATGGAGCCGACCTCCCTGTGTCTCCTCCATGCTCGGGAATTGATCCAGGTCCTGCTCCAGGTCGGCTGGGTCCCGCAACAGCTCGGTCTGGTGGTGGTCAACCGGGCCGCCTCGGGGGTCGCCATGACCCGGCGCCAGATCGAGGAGGCCCTCTCCCTGGAGCCCATCGGCTTCATCTCCCCGGCTCCCGAGCTGGCCCATCAGGCGGTCGATCAAGGGGTGCCGATGGTGATGATGCAGCCGGAGGGCCTGGTGGCGGAACAGTTCCGGGAGCTCGCCCGACGTCTGGTCGCGCTGACGAGGTGA
- a CDS encoding 4a-hydroxytetrahydrobiopterin dehydratase — protein MELTEMRCVPCRGGEPPLTEEEIAAWLPHVPGWQVVVREGIPQLERTFRFPNFREALAFTLQVGELAEAEGHHPVLITRWGSVTVIWWTHKIRGLHRNDFIMAAKTDALFSRRSGGS, from the coding sequence ATGGAATTGACCGAGATGAGGTGCGTGCCGTGCCGGGGCGGGGAGCCTCCGCTGACGGAGGAGGAGATCGCCGCCTGGCTTCCTCATGTCCCGGGATGGCAGGTCGTGGTGCGCGAGGGGATCCCGCAGCTGGAGCGGACCTTCCGCTTCCCCAACTTCCGGGAGGCCCTGGCGTTCACCCTTCAGGTGGGCGAGCTGGCGGAGGCCGAGGGCCATCACCCCGTCCTGATCACCCGTTGGGGGTCCGTCACTGTGATCTGGTGGACCCATAAGATCCGTGGGTTGCATCGGAACGACTTCATCATGGCCGCGAAGACCGACGCCCTCTTCTCCCGGCGGTCCGGAGGATCGTGA
- the tpiA gene encoding triose-phosphate isomerase yields the protein MRQPLIAGNWKMHKTAAEGQALAQAIRQGLQTDQVEVVLCPPFTALSAVHAVLHGSSIRLGAQNMHWEDAGAFTGEISPVMLKEWCRYVILGHSERRQHFHEDDEMIRRKVAAALRHGLTPILCVGETLAQREAGETGAVVAAQTRRALEGLTPEQAMGVVIAYEPVWAIGTGRAATGADAEEVIRRWIRGTLAEHFGVEVAQRVRVLYGGSVTPENIAEFVCRPSIDGALVGGASLRAESFLGIIHETARAKA from the coding sequence ATGCGGCAGCCGCTCATCGCCGGGAACTGGAAGATGCATAAGACGGCCGCGGAGGGGCAGGCCCTCGCTCAAGCGATCCGCCAAGGCCTTCAAACCGATCAGGTGGAGGTGGTGCTCTGCCCACCTTTCACCGCCTTGTCCGCTGTCCATGCGGTCCTCCATGGCTCCTCCATCCGGCTGGGGGCTCAGAACATGCACTGGGAGGACGCGGGGGCGTTCACCGGGGAGATCTCCCCGGTGATGTTGAAGGAATGGTGCCGGTATGTCATCCTCGGCCATTCGGAACGGCGGCAGCACTTCCACGAGGACGATGAGATGATCCGCCGCAAGGTGGCCGCCGCCCTGCGCCACGGCTTGACACCCATCCTCTGCGTGGGGGAGACGCTGGCCCAGCGGGAAGCCGGGGAGACCGGTGCGGTGGTCGCCGCCCAGACCCGCCGCGCCCTGGAGGGGCTCACCCCGGAACAGGCCATGGGAGTCGTCATCGCCTATGAGCCGGTCTGGGCCATCGGGACCGGACGGGCGGCCACCGGAGCCGACGCAGAGGAAGTGATCCGGCGCTGGATCCGGGGAACCCTGGCGGAGCATTTCGGCGTGGAGGTGGCCCAGCGGGTGCGCGTGCTTTACGGGGGCAGCGTCACCCCGGAGAACATCGCGGAGTTCGTATGCCGTCCCTCCATTGACGGTGCCCTGGTCGGGGGAGCCAGCCTCCGGGCGGAGAGCTTCCTGGGGATCATCCATGAGACCGCACGGGCGAAGGCGTGA
- a CDS encoding ketopantoate reductase family protein codes for MPPEGVSPQRILIFGAGAVGGYLGAMLQAFGHEVILLGRPPVAEAIRRRGLTLQRPDGLTLTVRPHAVSEPEAIDGEVDALFLTVKAYDMEAAIAALRRKGWGRALVFCWQNGVDGETQLAEAFGAERVVAGTLTQPVSVVAPGIVRLERLRGGVGLAPMDRHLDLRRWAAALRLAGFPTRLYADPMAMKWSKLLLNLIANATCAILDWSTEQVLRDPQAFAIERAAFREALAVMRALGLRPVSLPGYPVPLLAWAMSHGPDALLRRILSAMGARGRGGKLPSLHMDLRRGTRLEVEAYTGAVVRHGTRLGVPTPVHQALTEILTGLADGRERPETWRGNPAALLERAGLAPIPRR; via the coding sequence ATGCCTCCGGAGGGCGTATCCCCTCAACGGATCTTGATCTTCGGCGCGGGAGCGGTGGGCGGTTACCTGGGGGCGATGCTCCAGGCTTTCGGGCACGAAGTGATCCTCCTGGGCCGCCCACCGGTTGCGGAGGCGATCCGGCGACGCGGACTCACCCTGCAGCGCCCCGATGGCCTGACCCTCACCGTTCGGCCCCACGCGGTCTCAGAGCCGGAAGCGATAGATGGGGAGGTGGACGCTCTCTTCCTCACCGTGAAAGCCTATGACATGGAGGCGGCGATCGCCGCGCTCCGGCGGAAAGGCTGGGGCCGGGCCCTGGTGTTTTGCTGGCAGAACGGTGTGGATGGAGAGACCCAGCTGGCCGAGGCCTTCGGGGCCGAGCGGGTGGTGGCCGGAACACTGACCCAACCCGTCTCGGTCGTGGCCCCGGGGATCGTCCGCCTGGAACGGCTCCGGGGAGGCGTCGGGCTGGCCCCCATGGACCGGCATCTCGATCTCCGGCGGTGGGCCGCGGCCCTGCGTCTGGCCGGCTTCCCCACCCGCCTCTATGCGGACCCAATGGCCATGAAGTGGTCAAAGCTCCTGCTCAACCTGATCGCCAACGCCACGTGCGCCATCCTGGACTGGAGCACGGAGCAGGTGTTGCGGGATCCCCAGGCCTTCGCCATCGAACGGGCGGCCTTCCGGGAAGCCCTGGCCGTCATGCGGGCGCTCGGCCTGCGGCCGGTCTCCTTGCCCGGCTATCCGGTTCCCCTCCTGGCCTGGGCCATGTCGCACGGGCCTGACGCCCTGCTCCGTCGGATCCTGAGCGCGATGGGCGCACGGGGACGCGGGGGGAAGCTGCCTTCCCTTCACATGGACCTGCGTCGGGGAACCCGCCTGGAAGTAGAGGCTTACACCGGGGCTGTGGTCCGTCACGGGACCCGCCTCGGGGTGCCCACGCCGGTCCATCAGGCCCTCACGGAGATCCTGACCGGGTTGGCCGATGGCCGGGAACGCCCGGAGACATGGCGTGGGAACCCCGCCGCCCTGCTGGAACGCGCCGGCCTGGCGCCGATCCCTCGCCGCTGA
- a CDS encoding ABC transporter ATP-binding protein, protein MARLRVLALTRRYEGRTVLDHVSFEVADEEILVILGPSGSGKTTLLRLIAGLEPPDEGHVLLDGQDITEVPPHRRRIGMMFQEYALFPHLNVFENVAFGLRMQQLPEPEIRARVRALLEQVGLPGYERRDVHTLSGGEKQRVALARSLAPRPAVLLLDEPLGSLDRALREQLMGEIRSLLKAERMTALYVTHDQAEAMAIADRVLILHQGRIEQIAAPEELYRDPATPFVARFLDVGTLLEGRILSGGDPAEVETPVGKLWGRPRGTIHAGMRAWVLLPHYEGTTRILQGAPYDESEKPGGPVNVLDGEVLERRFRGLYVELRVQVAGGMLRQLLPAGSLRIHPGQSIRIHIPADAVRIWPRDAKRTRSSG, encoded by the coding sequence ATGGCGCGCCTCCGGGTTCTCGCCCTCACCCGACGATATGAAGGCCGAACGGTCCTGGACCATGTCTCTTTCGAGGTGGCAGATGAGGAGATCCTGGTCATCCTGGGTCCAAGCGGGAGCGGCAAGACCACCCTGCTGCGCCTGATCGCCGGCCTGGAGCCTCCAGATGAGGGACATGTCCTTCTCGACGGCCAGGATATCACCGAGGTCCCACCACATCGCCGCCGCATCGGGATGATGTTCCAGGAATACGCGCTCTTCCCCCATCTCAACGTTTTCGAGAACGTGGCTTTCGGCCTGCGCATGCAACAGCTCCCGGAGCCGGAGATCCGGGCACGGGTTCGCGCCCTGCTGGAACAGGTTGGGTTGCCCGGCTATGAACGCCGGGATGTCCATACCCTCTCAGGAGGGGAGAAACAGCGGGTGGCCCTCGCCCGCAGCCTGGCCCCGCGCCCGGCGGTGTTGCTGCTCGACGAGCCCCTGGGATCTCTGGATCGAGCCCTGCGGGAGCAGCTGATGGGAGAGATCCGATCGCTCCTCAAAGCGGAACGGATGACCGCCCTCTATGTGACCCATGATCAGGCGGAGGCCATGGCCATCGCCGATCGCGTGCTGATCCTGCACCAGGGGCGCATTGAGCAAATCGCCGCTCCGGAGGAGCTCTACCGGGATCCGGCCACACCCTTCGTGGCCCGCTTCCTGGATGTGGGCACCCTTCTGGAGGGTCGCATCCTCAGCGGGGGAGATCCCGCGGAGGTCGAAACTCCGGTAGGGAAGCTGTGGGGACGCCCCCGCGGGACCATCCACGCGGGGATGCGGGCCTGGGTGCTCCTCCCGCATTACGAAGGCACAACGCGAATCCTTCAGGGAGCCCCTTACGATGAAAGCGAAAAACCCGGCGGCCCCGTAAACGTCCTGGATGGGGAGGTCCTCGAGCGCCGCTTTCGAGGGCTCTACGTGGAGCTTCGGGTGCAGGTGGCGGGAGGGATGCTGCGCCAGCTCCTCCCCGCAGGGAGCCTCCGGATCCATCCGGGACAATCCATCCGGATCCACATCCCGGCGGATGCCGTGCGGATCTGGCCGAGGGACGCGAAACGCACCCGATCTTCCGGATAA
- a CDS encoding ABC transporter permease has product MAPEWIMGLAGVLAAAAPLLIAVIGETFSERAGVVNLSVNGTMLLAAMAGFAVAVRTGSLELGFLTGILVGAGMALVVAFASLTLRQSQVAVGLVLALLGRDLAYFLGNPFMGVPGPRVGALPVPVLQDLPLLGPLLFRQSPLVYIAVLSVILAWIWIFRTRPGLVLRCVGERPPAAFVRGIPVTRVRYAYAVLGGAMVGFAGAAYTLDLKGGWQGPISGIDGVGWIVLAITIFGGWHPVRGAFGALLFALLQWLSLVLQPQLPGVPSQVLNVAPFPLMIFALLLTNLGSTEWVQTLLARLPESGRRLALRILRSLQVSPPAALGMAFEEE; this is encoded by the coding sequence ATGGCGCCTGAGTGGATCATGGGTCTGGCAGGGGTGCTGGCCGCAGCGGCCCCGCTCCTCATCGCGGTGATCGGGGAGACGTTCTCCGAGCGGGCCGGTGTGGTCAACCTGTCGGTGAACGGGACAATGCTGCTGGCGGCGATGGCCGGCTTCGCCGTCGCCGTGCGCACGGGCAGCCTGGAGCTGGGCTTCCTGACAGGCATCCTGGTCGGGGCAGGGATGGCGCTCGTGGTGGCCTTCGCCAGCCTGACCTTGCGCCAATCCCAGGTGGCCGTGGGGCTGGTGCTGGCCCTCCTCGGGCGGGATCTGGCGTATTTCCTGGGCAACCCGTTTATGGGCGTGCCCGGGCCCCGGGTGGGGGCGCTCCCGGTGCCGGTGCTGCAGGATCTCCCGCTCCTCGGCCCCTTGCTTTTCCGCCAGAGCCCGCTTGTTTATATCGCCGTGCTGAGCGTGATCCTGGCCTGGATCTGGATCTTCCGCACCCGGCCTGGGCTGGTGCTCCGATGCGTTGGAGAGCGCCCGCCGGCCGCTTTCGTCCGAGGCATCCCGGTGACCCGAGTGCGTTATGCCTACGCGGTCCTGGGGGGGGCCATGGTTGGCTTCGCCGGAGCCGCCTACACCCTGGATCTCAAGGGCGGCTGGCAGGGCCCGATCTCCGGGATCGATGGAGTGGGCTGGATCGTGTTGGCCATCACCATCTTCGGGGGCTGGCATCCCGTGCGCGGAGCCTTCGGCGCCCTGCTCTTCGCCCTCCTTCAATGGCTCAGCCTGGTCCTCCAGCCACAGCTCCCTGGCGTTCCTTCTCAGGTCCTGAACGTCGCGCCGTTCCCTCTGATGATCTTCGCGTTGTTGCTGACCAACCTGGGCAGCACGGAGTGGGTCCAGACGTTGCTGGCCCGCCTGCCGGAATCCGGTCGCCGCCTGGCCCTGCGGATCCTGCGCAGCCTCCAGGTCTCTCCACCCGCTGCCCTGGGCATGGCCTTCGAGGAAGAGTAA
- a CDS encoding ABC transporter permease, which produces MKEILLPRVRTSRWLAVGWQGLSILMALLFTTLVLLLTGAPPLEAYRQVLEGAFGSLKRATDILVAWVPLMLVTSGLLLTFTAGLWNIGVEGQIVLGAIATTGVVRALQHTDLPPPIILVLALLAGMAGGAAWAGLVGLLKVYGGVHEIFGGLGLNFVATTLILWLIFGPWKRPGIGSMSGTEPFPERLMLPTLPGLRLSPWALGMALLSVALVYVLLRNTYFGLRLKAIGKNLRAAHLLGVPTTRYLFLALLGCGAMAGLAGSIQVTAVYHRLIPPISSGYGYLGLLVAMLANYRVTWSVPVAFFFAALNIGSIQLPITLKLDSTLSGVMQGALVLFVLLMQGVRARWQAKTTVESDDGA; this is translated from the coding sequence ATGAAAGAGATCCTTCTGCCTCGCGTGCGGACCTCGCGCTGGCTGGCGGTCGGATGGCAGGGCCTTTCCATTCTGATGGCCCTGCTGTTCACCACGCTGGTCCTGCTGCTAACAGGGGCTCCTCCCCTGGAGGCCTACCGCCAGGTTCTGGAGGGGGCCTTTGGCTCCCTCAAGCGGGCCACCGACATCCTGGTGGCCTGGGTGCCGCTGATGCTGGTGACCTCCGGCCTGCTGCTCACCTTCACCGCCGGGCTCTGGAACATCGGCGTGGAGGGGCAGATCGTGCTGGGGGCCATCGCCACCACAGGGGTGGTCCGCGCGCTGCAGCATACGGACCTGCCTCCTCCGATCATCCTGGTCCTGGCGCTCCTGGCCGGGATGGCGGGGGGCGCGGCCTGGGCCGGCCTGGTGGGCCTGCTGAAGGTCTACGGCGGCGTCCACGAGATCTTCGGGGGGCTTGGGCTGAACTTCGTGGCCACCACGCTTATCCTCTGGCTGATCTTCGGGCCCTGGAAGCGGCCGGGGATCGGCTCGATGAGTGGCACCGAGCCCTTTCCGGAGCGGCTGATGTTGCCCACGCTGCCCGGCCTGCGTTTGAGCCCGTGGGCCCTCGGGATGGCCCTCCTGAGCGTGGCGCTGGTTTATGTGCTTCTCCGCAATACCTATTTCGGCCTCCGGTTGAAGGCCATCGGGAAGAACCTGCGGGCGGCCCACCTGCTGGGGGTGCCCACCACCCGTTATCTCTTCCTTGCCCTGCTGGGTTGCGGCGCGATGGCCGGGCTGGCCGGATCCATCCAGGTGACGGCGGTGTATCACCGCCTGATTCCACCCATCTCCAGCGGCTATGGATACCTGGGCCTGCTGGTGGCCATGCTCGCCAACTACCGCGTAACCTGGTCGGTCCCCGTTGCTTTCTTCTTCGCTGCCCTCAACATCGGAAGCATCCAGCTGCCGATCACGCTGAAGCTGGACTCCACCCTCTCCGGGGTGATGCAGGGAGCGCTGGTCCTCTTCGTGCTCTTGATGCAGGGTGTGCGTGCCCGCTGGCAAGCGAAAACGACCGTGGAGTCCGATGATGGCGCCTGA
- a CDS encoding ABC transporter ATP-binding protein — protein sequence MKVEMRHIYKSFGPVRALQDVSLTVQAGTIHGLLGENGAGKTTLMKILSGYLRPDRGEILLDGQAVRFRSPAEGLRHGIGMLHQDPMDFPALSVLDNFMMGHEGGLWLDRRGARRALKELADAFGFDLDPDARVDSLTVGERQQLELLRLLWRGVRVLILDEPTTGISAPQKVRLFATLRRLAEEGKAVIFVTHKLEEVEELCHRVTVLRQGRLAGEVIPPYSPARLIELMFGRPVPMPERERIPLGEPVLEVQDLVVGDHRLRLSRVRLTVRAGEIIGLAGMEGSGQQLLMRACAGLIRPWEGTIRVSGRDLTGKPYSAFLEAGVLYVPANRLEEGLIPGLTLTEHFQLVYPNGRHLIDWEQARAEAQRRIREFHIRGRPETPVEALSGGNQQRTLLALIRTPARLLLLEHPTRGLDVESSLWVWERLKERARQGTALMVVSSDLQELMQYCHRIVVFFSGRVSEPIDAEQLTLDRLGHMIAGRGW from the coding sequence ATGAAAGTCGAAATGCGCCATATCTATAAGTCCTTCGGGCCGGTTCGGGCCCTCCAGGACGTCAGCCTCACCGTCCAGGCGGGCACGATCCACGGCCTGCTGGGGGAGAACGGGGCCGGCAAGACCACCTTGATGAAGATCCTCTCCGGGTATCTGCGGCCGGATCGGGGGGAGATCCTGCTGGATGGCCAGGCGGTTCGCTTTCGATCCCCCGCGGAAGGCCTCCGGCATGGGATCGGGATGCTCCACCAGGACCCCATGGATTTCCCCGCCCTCTCCGTCCTGGACAATTTCATGATGGGCCATGAGGGTGGGTTGTGGCTGGACCGGCGGGGAGCGCGGCGCGCCCTGAAGGAGCTGGCCGATGCCTTCGGGTTCGACTTGGATCCAGATGCCCGGGTGGACAGTCTGACGGTGGGCGAGCGTCAGCAGCTGGAGCTGCTCCGTCTGCTCTGGCGTGGGGTGCGGGTGCTCATCCTGGATGAGCCGACCACCGGGATCAGCGCGCCTCAGAAGGTTCGCCTCTTCGCCACACTGCGCCGCCTCGCCGAGGAGGGGAAGGCGGTGATCTTCGTCACCCATAAGCTGGAGGAGGTGGAGGAGCTCTGCCATCGGGTCACCGTGCTGCGCCAGGGCCGCCTGGCCGGGGAAGTCATCCCTCCCTATTCGCCCGCCCGCCTGATCGAGCTGATGTTCGGTCGGCCGGTGCCCATGCCGGAGCGGGAGCGGATCCCCCTTGGGGAGCCGGTCCTTGAGGTGCAGGACCTGGTGGTCGGGGATCACCGGCTCCGGCTCAGCCGGGTTCGGCTCACCGTGCGGGCCGGTGAGATCATCGGGCTGGCCGGGATGGAAGGCAGCGGCCAGCAGTTGCTGATGCGCGCCTGCGCCGGCCTCATCCGCCCCTGGGAGGGCACCATCCGGGTGTCCGGCCGGGATCTCACCGGGAAGCCCTACTCGGCCTTCCTGGAGGCAGGGGTGCTCTATGTTCCGGCCAACCGCCTGGAGGAGGGGCTGATCCCCGGGCTGACGCTGACGGAGCACTTCCAGCTGGTGTATCCCAACGGCCGCCATTTGATCGATTGGGAGCAGGCCCGGGCGGAAGCCCAGCGCCGCATCCGGGAGTTCCACATCCGGGGGAGGCCGGAGACGCCCGTGGAAGCCCTCTCCGGCGGGAACCAGCAGCGCACGCTCCTGGCCCTGATCCGGACGCCCGCCCGGCTGCTGCTCCTGGAGCATCCCACCCGGGGACTGGATGTGGAGTCCAGCCTGTGGGTCTGGGAGCGGCTGAAGGAGCGGGCCCGCCAGGGCACCGCGCTGATGGTCGTCTCTTCAGACCTTCAGGAGCTCATGCAGTATTGCCATCGCATCGTGGTGTTCTTCAGCGGCCGGGTTTCCGAGCCCATTGACGCCGAGCAGCTCACCCTTGACCGGCTCGGCCACATGATCGCCGGGCGAGGGTGGTGA
- a CDS encoding BMP family lipoprotein: protein MVPHRRHWIVVSLFLGVSLILAACAQTPTPAPATATAPAAPQPTPTPAPAQPTATPTAAPKEIIFGMLLVGPYNDRGWSQAHYEAGKYVEQKLPGAKMLYIDKVNPADRPGTTASQLAEELVAKGAKVIIFNSDDHKDEAIKFAKAHPDIVVIHASGDDAWKEGKNYKGIPNLANVMGQMEYGKMIAGCAAALTTQTGKIGYLGPLINDETRRLAASAYLGAKYCWEKYLGKPAKDLKFKVTWIGFWFHIPGVTADPTQVAQDFINSGYDVIISGIDTTEALREAAKATQAGKKVWAIPYDYIGACEEAPDVCLGVPYFNWGPSYLAHIKAVMEGTWKPSWDWVGPDWKDINNPDTSHVGFLKGKALSPEASAKLDEFIKGLGDGSIQLWKGPIRLQDGTLYVEEGKVATPQQIWYLPQLLEGMEGQSVPTQ, encoded by the coding sequence ATGGTTCCTCATCGGCGGCACTGGATCGTGGTCAGCCTGTTCCTTGGTGTGTCCCTGATCCTCGCGGCGTGTGCCCAGACGCCCACGCCTGCCCCGGCAACCGCCACCGCTCCGGCCGCGCCTCAGCCGACCCCCACGCCCGCCCCTGCCCAGCCCACCGCCACCCCCACCGCCGCGCCGAAGGAGATCATCTTCGGGATGTTGCTGGTGGGGCCTTACAACGACCGGGGCTGGAGCCAGGCCCACTATGAGGCCGGCAAATACGTGGAGCAGAAGCTCCCTGGGGCGAAGATGCTTTACATCGACAAAGTCAACCCCGCCGATCGTCCGGGGACCACTGCCTCCCAGCTGGCCGAAGAGCTGGTGGCCAAAGGCGCGAAGGTGATCATCTTCAACTCCGATGACCACAAGGACGAGGCCATCAAGTTCGCCAAGGCCCATCCGGACATCGTGGTCATCCACGCCTCCGGGGATGACGCCTGGAAGGAGGGGAAGAACTACAAGGGCATCCCCAACCTGGCCAACGTGATGGGCCAGATGGAATACGGCAAGATGATCGCCGGGTGCGCGGCAGCCCTGACCACCCAGACCGGCAAGATCGGGTATCTGGGGCCGCTGATCAACGATGAAACCCGCCGTCTGGCTGCCTCCGCCTATCTGGGGGCGAAGTATTGCTGGGAGAAGTATCTCGGCAAGCCGGCCAAGGATCTCAAGTTCAAGGTGACCTGGATCGGCTTCTGGTTCCACATCCCGGGCGTGACAGCCGATCCCACCCAGGTGGCCCAGGACTTCATCAACTCCGGCTACGATGTGATCATCTCTGGCATCGACACCACCGAGGCCCTCCGGGAGGCTGCCAAGGCGACCCAGGCCGGGAAGAAGGTGTGGGCTATCCCTTATGATTACATCGGCGCCTGCGAGGAGGCCCCCGACGTCTGCCTGGGCGTCCCGTATTTCAACTGGGGTCCTTCCTACCTGGCCCATATCAAGGCCGTCATGGAGGGCACTTGGAAGCCGTCCTGGGACTGGGTGGGGCCGGACTGGAAGGATATCAACAACCCGGACACCAGCCACGTGGGGTTCCTGAAGGGCAAGGCCCTGAGCCCGGAGGCTTCGGCGAAGCTGGATGAGTTCATCAAGGGCCTGGGCGATGGCTCCATCCAGCTGTGGAAGGGGCCGATCCGCCTGCAGGATGGGACGCTCTACGTGGAGGAGGGGAAGGTGGCCACCCCGCAGCAGATCTGGTATCTGCCGCAGCTGCTGGAGGGAATGGAAGGCCAGAGCGTCCCGACGCAGTAG
- a CDS encoding DUF4870 domain-containing protein, with product MGEAMPLAGPEAGPSAEERQWAMLAHLSVLLNLVTALGGPIAAFLIYLFYRERSRYVASQALQALIFQLFAWVVAGVIAAALWVVSLPLTAVIIGFCLMPVACLASLIPLGALAYGVVGGVACSRGEDFRYWLIGDWVAATFT from the coding sequence ATGGGCGAAGCGATGCCCCTTGCAGGCCCGGAAGCAGGGCCCTCCGCCGAGGAACGGCAGTGGGCGATGCTGGCCCACCTGAGCGTTCTGCTGAACCTGGTCACTGCCCTGGGCGGCCCCATCGCGGCCTTCCTGATCTACCTGTTTTACCGGGAGCGATCCCGCTACGTGGCCTCCCAAGCGCTGCAGGCGCTGATCTTTCAGCTGTTCGCCTGGGTGGTCGCTGGGGTGATCGCAGCGGCGCTGTGGGTGGTTTCTCTGCCGCTGACCGCCGTGATCATCGGGTTCTGCCTCATGCCGGTCGCATGCCTGGCGTCTCTGATCCCCCTGGGGGCGCTGGCGTATGGGGTGGTGGGGGGAGTTGCGTGCAGCCGGGGGGAGGATTTCCGCTACTGGTTGATCGGGGACTGGGTCGCGGCCACCTTCACGTAA